AGACTGAGAGGGACGTGTGTCCTAACTCTTGGAACCTGACCTGGTTCATACCAGCGTAGGGAAGTGGGAGGCATGGATGTACGGGCACGAAAAGCCTGTGGAGTATGCCTGACTTCCCCCTGTGGATCACAGAAAGGGGAATTTTTTTATGCAAAAACGAACGCTAATTATGGTTGAAATTGCCTTGATGACGGCACTCGCGTTTATGTTGAGCTTCGTGAAGTTTCCCGGCCCCTGGGTGCAAGGCGGCTCAATTTCTCTTATCATGGTGCCGATTTTTATTATGGCTTTTCGACGCGGATGGCGCGTTGGGGTACTTACGGGGGCACTCGTTGGGATCGTAAATTTGATGTATAATGCCTCGATTATTCACCCGATCCAAATGTTGTTGGATTACCCGGTGCCATACGCGGTTCTCGGGCTTGCGGCATTGTTTGCTTTTCAAAATAGCGAGGGTGAATTATCAGTGGGCTGGGCGCTTATCGGTTTACTATTCGCCGGCTCCCTCCGTTTTTTATCCCACGTCATCTCCGGTATCGTTTGGTTTGGGAGCTTCACCCCGGAAGGAATGAATGTCTACCTCTATTCGATTGGTTACAACATTTCCTACTTGTTGCCGGAAATTTTGATCACCCTTGTGGTCCTCTACATCCTATCCAGGGCACAGCCTGATTTTTTTCAAATGAAAAAAACAACCCCGGTTGTCTCTTAGAGCTATGCACGAGCGTACCATGCGCTCGTGCATCCCCTACTCCCCCATTGACTGATACTCCTCGCATGTTACCATGAATATGACCATTTTATTCATTCGGTCATTTCCCTTGAAAAGAGGTTATCTTCAAAAATGATCACGAACAAACGAGCAACGATTTTAGAGGCAGCGAAACGGACGTTTTCCATGTTTGGCTATAAAGGCACATCGGTCGCCCACGTTGCCAAACTCGCCGGTATCGGCAAAGGCACGATCTATACCGAATTTAAAAATAAGGAAGAAATGTTGGAAGCGGTGATGGATGACATTTTACAGGAACTCGGGAACATTTTTGAACGGGTAAAACACGAAAGCGAACGATCCATCCTGAAAATGCATCGTGCCTTATATGATACGTTGCAATATCGAAAAGAGCATCAATTGCTGACGCATCTGACCGAAGAAGTCAACGTCCACGGCACGAAAGAAGCGGTCTCCGCGATGCAAAAGGTTGAAGATTTCATTATAAACGCTTTGGAACAGGCCGTCGCCCAAGGGGTGAAGAGAGGGCGTTTACAAGTGATGGACACAGAGATCACAGCCTTCACTATCTACAAATTGTACATCGCGTTTATCGTTGATTGGGAAGAAAAAAAGCGTCCGCTTACGGAAGAAGAATTGTTCCAGGTCTTTGAAAATCACATCTTTAACGGCATCGTCGTTCGATGATTCATGCAGACGATGTTCTTTTTTTGAACAAAAATTGACCATTTTATTATTTTGGTCACTCGGTCGAATCAGGAGGTTTTACATTGAAAGGTTTTATTGCCGAATGGAAGGCAATTTTCGCAGACAAAAAAATGCTCATATCGATCATCGGCATTCTATTGATTCCGGTTTTGTATGGAGGCATTCTGCTTTCGGCTTTCTGGGACCCGTACGGGCAGCTTGAAGAGCTTCCCGTTGCTATTGTGAATGAAGATGAAGGAGCTGAATTGGACGGAGAAGAAGTGAATGCCGGAGATGAATTCGTAGACGAACTTCTGGAAAGTGAAGATTTCAATTGGCATGTGACGGATGCCGATGAAGCGCAACGAGGCTTCGATGCGTTCGATTATTATTTATACGTTTTCATCCCTTCTTCTTTTTCTGAAAACGTTTCTTCTTTACAGGACGAGGATCCTGAAAGTGGAATGATTTATTATGATATCAATGAGGACGTTAACTTCGCTGCCTCGCAAATGGGCACGCAGGCGGTGGACACGATTGAAGAGGAACTGTCCCGGACTTTAACGGAAACCTATGTGGAAGTTATCGATGATGCATATACCGAGCTGACAGATGCGGCTGTTGAGCTTGAAGAGGGGGCTGAAACGCTTGCGGACGGTATCGATTCGGCGTTTGAAAACATGGGCTCTCTCACGGAAGGGTTGTCGGACCTGCATGAAGGTGCCGGATCCTTACATGAAGGAACGAATGAAGCTGCTGAAGGCACCCATGAATTGCGAACGGAAGTCGAGGCTTTCGCGGAGCTTTTCCATAACAGTGAAGAAATCGATCAATGGGAAGACACGTTGAACGAGATGCAAGCGGATGTTACAAGCGCCCGCGCTTATTTCGAAAGCGACGATGCAGCACAACTGGAACAATCCCTTCGTTCCCTTGATGAAAATTGGTCGGCTGCACGTTCTTCCCTGCAATCAGCCGAAGATTCGCTGAGCCAATTGGAAGATCGCCTTGAGGGCGTTGACCAATCCGTTCAAGACGCACAAGGTACCCTCGATGATATCCGCGAGATGAATGATCGCCTAGATCAATGGCAAAACCGGGCAAATGAAAGCTTGAATGATCTGGAATCGCTTGCAGGGGTCTGTTACGAATGGCAAGAGCGGCTTGGCGAATGGAATGACGCCGATGAAGAAGCTCAAGGTTTATCCGATTATATTGCTGAACACTACCCGGAAGATGAAGAATTGCAAAGCTACGCGGATACATTTTCAGAGACCATAGACGGGATGGACTCTGAAAATGTTCAACCGTGCCAACAAGTCGATGAAACCGTAAATGCCTTAAATGAGACGTATGATGATATGGGCAGTGCAACTCCGGAGCTTTCAGAGCAACTCGATACCATCGGTGCAGATTTCAATGAAACCGTTGATGCGATTTCCGGTGGACAGGAAGATGTGTCAAACTGGATAAATGAAGTAAGTCAGGAGTTGGAGAGTGTTCGTGACGCCACACCGGAGGGAATCGGTGATGGGGACGTTGAGCTATTGGAAGTGTTTCCGCAGGCAAGATCCACATTGGCCGATCTGGATGAATCCCTTTCCCAAGCAGACGAGGTATTATCTTCCGTAGACGCTACGCTCGATGAAACTGAACAAGCGGTGCAAACGCTTGATGAAGGGCTGCAAGAGCTGAACGAAGGGGCTGACGAACTTTCATCGGAAATGCAAGAGGCCTTCCAAGGTGGCTTGGAAATTGAAGATGGGCTCGAAGAACTCGATGAAGGTTCCCAAGAACTGCACGAAAACCTTGAGACACTGGCTGAAACGTTATTGGAAAATGAGCTAACCGAAGAGCAACAGGCGCTCTTCACTTCCCCCGTTGAATCCGTGTCGGAAAGTGAAACCATGGATTACACGTACGGCGAAGGCCTCTCTCCTTATTTCTTATCGTTGGGATTGTTCGTCGGAGGTTTGACGCTGTCGATTGTCTACCCGTTTTACCATCCGTTGGCTGAACACAAAACGGCTTGGGATTGGTTTTGCGGTAAATTGGGAGTCGTTTGGACAGTGGCTACGATCCAAACGATCGCGCTAAGCGGATTCACCTTCTTCGGGCTTGGTTTGGAAATTGCCAGCCCTGTTTGGTTTTCATTTTTCATGTGGCTTTCCAGCCTATCATTTACGGCACTGATTTTCATGCTCGTTGCCATCTTAGATAATCCCGGACGTTATATCGCGATTATCTTATTGATCATACAGCTGGGAGGTAGTGGAGGTTCCTTTCCCGTGGAACTCGTCCCTCCATTCTTTCAGCACGTACACGCTTGGCTCCCGATGACGTATTCTGTGGATGGCCTGCGGGCTACGATCATGATGGGCGAACCGGGATTATTGCTTGAAACATGGCCGTTGCTTTTGATTTTACTTGTGTCACTGGCAGCAACCTTTCTGTTTTTTTCCATCAAGCACATGAAAGGGACTGAATCATAAGGAACAGCTTTTCATGGCAGGCACGAAAAAAGGGGGGCACTTCAGCCCCCATCAAACAAGCGATGCCAACACCGATACGCGCGAGATGTAACCCACTAATCGCTCGTCAATGTCTACCACGGCAATCGGATACTTGGCTTCCGTGGCGATCGGAATTAGTTCCTCGATATACGTTTCAGGATCGGTCGTATGATAATCGGATTTAATAATGTCTTTAAGTGATTGATTTTCTTTGTTGGCTTTCATCGCATCGTCGATGGTGACGAGCCCTTCAAGTTTTTTGTTTTCACCGATCACAAACACGCTTGAAATCCCATGATTTCTCATTTCCTCAATTGCCAGTTTAGCGCCGCCTCCAACAGGGACAATGGCCGATGGTTTTAACATGACATTTTGCGCCTGCAACACTTTCGTTTTATCAATGTCTTTGACAAATTCTTTAATGTAGTCGCTTTTCGGCGTCTCCAGAACTTCTTCCGGTGTACCGATTTGCTCCATAACGCCATCCTTCATAACGGCGACCCTGTCACCGAGTTGAAACGCCTCGTTAACATCGTGTGTAATAAAAATAATCGTCTTTTTCAGTTTGGCTTGAATGTCCAGTAATTCCAATTGCATCTCCCGCCGAATCAACGGATCCAATGCACTGAATGGTTCATCCATGAGCAGAATATCCGGATCCGTAGCCAAAGCCCTGGCCAAGCCGACCCTCTGCTGCATGCCGCCGCTCAGTTCGCTGGGTCTTTTTTGCTCCCAACCTTCAAGCCCAACGGTTTTTAATACTTGCATAGCGGTTTCTTCTCTTTCCTCTTGCCCAACGCCTTTGACTTCCAAACCATAGGCGACATTCGTTAAAATCGATCGATGGGTAAACAAGCCAAAGTGTTGAAAAACCATGGCCATATTATTTTGCCTAAATTCACCTAACGTTTTTTTCGAGTAGGGGACAATGTCTTCTCCGTTGACAACCACTTTTCCCGCGGTCGGTCTATTCAACATATTTAAACAGCGGATCAAGGTGGATTTTCCACTTCCGGACAAACCCATGATAACGAAAAATTCACTTTCGGACACGTCAAAGGAGACGTCATATACCCCGACGGTATGTCCCATTTTTTCCAATATGGCGTCCTTGGACTCCCCTTTTTCCACTAGGTCAAGAGCCTTCTGCGGGTCCCGACCAAAGATTTTGGTTAGATGTTCAACTTTAATCTTTGTGGGCATCTTCCATTCCTACTTTCAAAAATATGATCAATCCGTGTACTTATACTTTTCGGCCACACTTTGAGAGAGGCGATCCAAAATAATGGCCAGGAAAACAATACTGATCCCGGCTTCAAACCCTGTAGCAATATCAATTTGTTGTAATGCAGAAAGGACTTCCAGTCCCAGCCCTTGCGCACCAACCATTGAAGCGACGACGACCATTGCGAGCGCCATCATTGTCGTTTGATTAATCCCGGTCATAATGGTCGGTAAAGCTTGCGGCAACTGTACCTTGAATAGCACCTGTGAAGTAGATGAACCGAAAGAGTCAGCAGCCTCCACCATATCTTTGGAAACGTTACGGATGGCTAAATTCGTTAAACGGATAACGGGAGGAATCGCATAGATGATCGTGGCGAACATGCCCGGCACAACGCCCAATCCGAAAAGCATCATCGCCGGAATGAGATAAACAAAGGTAGGCATGGTTTGCATGGCATCCAAAATCGGTTTCATAAGCCTTTCGAATCGATCTTTATAAGCCATCAAAATACCGACAGGTATGCCTATGATTAAGGA
The Salicibibacter kimchii DNA segment above includes these coding regions:
- a CDS encoding quaternary amine ABC transporter ATP-binding protein, producing MPTKIKVEHLTKIFGRDPQKALDLVEKGESKDAILEKMGHTVGVYDVSFDVSESEFFVIMGLSGSGKSTLIRCLNMLNRPTAGKVVVNGEDIVPYSKKTLGEFRQNNMAMVFQHFGLFTHRSILTNVAYGLEVKGVGQEEREETAMQVLKTVGLEGWEQKRPSELSGGMQQRVGLARALATDPDILLMDEPFSALDPLIRREMQLELLDIQAKLKKTIIFITHDVNEAFQLGDRVAVMKDGVMEQIGTPEEVLETPKSDYIKEFVKDIDKTKVLQAQNVMLKPSAIVPVGGGAKLAIEEMRNHGISSVFVIGENKKLEGLVTIDDAMKANKENQSLKDIIKSDYHTTDPETYIEELIPIATEAKYPIAVVDIDERLVGYISRVSVLASLV
- a CDS encoding YhgE/Pip domain-containing protein — its product is MKGFIAEWKAIFADKKMLISIIGILLIPVLYGGILLSAFWDPYGQLEELPVAIVNEDEGAELDGEEVNAGDEFVDELLESEDFNWHVTDADEAQRGFDAFDYYLYVFIPSSFSENVSSLQDEDPESGMIYYDINEDVNFAASQMGTQAVDTIEEELSRTLTETYVEVIDDAYTELTDAAVELEEGAETLADGIDSAFENMGSLTEGLSDLHEGAGSLHEGTNEAAEGTHELRTEVEAFAELFHNSEEIDQWEDTLNEMQADVTSARAYFESDDAAQLEQSLRSLDENWSAARSSLQSAEDSLSQLEDRLEGVDQSVQDAQGTLDDIREMNDRLDQWQNRANESLNDLESLAGVCYEWQERLGEWNDADEEAQGLSDYIAEHYPEDEELQSYADTFSETIDGMDSENVQPCQQVDETVNALNETYDDMGSATPELSEQLDTIGADFNETVDAISGGQEDVSNWINEVSQELESVRDATPEGIGDGDVELLEVFPQARSTLADLDESLSQADEVLSSVDATLDETEQAVQTLDEGLQELNEGADELSSEMQEAFQGGLEIEDGLEELDEGSQELHENLETLAETLLENELTEEQQALFTSPVESVSESETMDYTYGEGLSPYFLSLGLFVGGLTLSIVYPFYHPLAEHKTAWDWFCGKLGVVWTVATIQTIALSGFTFFGLGLEIASPVWFSFFMWLSSLSFTALIFMLVAILDNPGRYIAIILLIIQLGGSGGSFPVELVPPFFQHVHAWLPMTYSVDGLRATIMMGEPGLLLETWPLLLILLVSLAATFLFFSIKHMKGTES
- a CDS encoding TetR/AcrR family transcriptional regulator — encoded protein: MITNKRATILEAAKRTFSMFGYKGTSVAHVAKLAGIGKGTIYTEFKNKEEMLEAVMDDILQELGNIFERVKHESERSILKMHRALYDTLQYRKEHQLLTHLTEEVNVHGTKEAVSAMQKVEDFIINALEQAVAQGVKRGRLQVMDTEITAFTIYKLYIAFIVDWEEKKRPLTEEELFQVFENHIFNGIVVR
- a CDS encoding ABC transporter permease yields the protein MNTFPEIALDIGQYIDTFVNWLTDNLGFVFDALSEAIIWSFQLSSSILLWLPWWVIIAIVFLLGWRLIRLRTGVIFAVFIFLIGAFGYWELMMDTVSIILASVLISLIIGIPVGILMAYKDRFERLMKPILDAMQTMPTFVYLIPAMMLFGLGVVPGMFATIIYAIPPVIRLTNLAIRNVSKDMVEAADSFGSSTSQVLFKVQLPQALPTIMTGINQTTMMALAMVVVASMVGAQGLGLEVLSALQQIDIATGFEAGISIVFLAIILDRLSQSVAEKYKYTD
- the thiT gene encoding energy-coupled thiamine transporter ThiT, giving the protein MQKRTLIMVEIALMTALAFMLSFVKFPGPWVQGGSISLIMVPIFIMAFRRGWRVGVLTGALVGIVNLMYNASIIHPIQMLLDYPVPYAVLGLAALFAFQNSEGELSVGWALIGLLFAGSLRFLSHVISGIVWFGSFTPEGMNVYLYSIGYNISYLLPEILITLVVLYILSRAQPDFFQMKKTTPVVS